In Zunongwangia profunda SM-A87, the following proteins share a genomic window:
- a CDS encoding glycoside hydrolase family 2 protein yields MIFKKIFVTFLVLCAVTAFAQENLIVNTQNRKQVSLNGTWHYIIDPYETGFYDYRYKEKGEKDAEAYWNNPEPHGKTDRKEHGYNNDYSIQVPGDWNSQDDVFKYYEGTVWYQREFDKPKLDENERIFLYFGAVNYEAHVYLNGKKLGMHKGGFTPFNFEISPGMLKDKGNFLVVKVDNKRYADEVPTLNTDWWNYGGITRDVKLIITPQNFIQQYAIHLKQSQDIEKSLKRKRFNISGYFKLNTTAAEEKITIEIPEIGFKENVDIRDSEGSFDLEAKKLELWSPENPKLYKVMFTLGEHTLTDKIGFRKVEVSGKDVLLNGKEIFMRGISIHEEIAPEIRRAKNSADADKLFGWAKDLNVNMVRLAHYPHNEYMTRAADSLGLLVWSEIPVYWTIDFKNDEVLEKAKKQLDEMIIRDQNKASVIIWSVGNETPVSEARTKFMKSLVMHAKEKDDTRLISAALEVGYNRGRNYIDDPLGEYTDIVSVNEYLGWYGDLPHAKVKSKWETAYDKPLFFSETGAGAKGGFHADKETRWSEEFQEWYFEETLKMMENMPENFTGLSPWILVDFRSPKRNNPKYQEGWNRKGLIDDKGNKKKAFFTLKKYYEKKEEEYKKR; encoded by the coding sequence ATGATATTTAAAAAAATTTTTGTTACATTTTTAGTATTATGCGCTGTTACTGCATTTGCTCAGGAAAATTTGATTGTTAATACCCAGAATCGTAAACAGGTTTCTTTAAACGGCACCTGGCATTACATTATCGATCCTTATGAAACCGGTTTTTATGATTATAGATATAAGGAGAAAGGTGAAAAAGATGCTGAAGCTTATTGGAACAATCCGGAACCCCATGGAAAAACCGATCGAAAAGAGCATGGTTACAATAATGATTACAGCATTCAGGTTCCCGGAGATTGGAATTCGCAGGACGATGTGTTTAAGTATTATGAAGGTACCGTTTGGTATCAAAGAGAATTTGATAAGCCGAAACTAGATGAAAATGAACGCATTTTTTTATACTTCGGTGCGGTAAATTATGAGGCTCATGTATATTTAAATGGCAAAAAGCTGGGAATGCATAAAGGCGGATTTACACCGTTTAATTTTGAAATATCACCAGGAATGCTGAAAGATAAAGGTAATTTTTTGGTGGTTAAAGTAGATAATAAACGCTATGCAGACGAAGTTCCTACATTAAATACTGATTGGTGGAATTACGGCGGAATAACCCGTGATGTCAAACTAATAATTACGCCACAAAATTTCATTCAGCAATACGCGATACACTTAAAACAGTCACAGGATATAGAAAAATCTTTAAAGCGTAAGAGATTTAATATTTCGGGTTACTTCAAATTAAATACTACTGCTGCTGAAGAAAAAATAACGATAGAAATTCCAGAAATTGGATTTAAAGAGAATGTGGATATTCGTGATTCTGAAGGCTCTTTTGATTTGGAAGCGAAAAAATTAGAGTTATGGTCACCAGAAAATCCAAAGCTTTACAAAGTAATGTTTACGTTGGGAGAACATACTTTAACCGATAAAATCGGATTTAGAAAGGTGGAAGTTTCTGGTAAAGATGTGTTGCTTAACGGTAAGGAAATCTTTATGCGCGGAATTAGTATTCACGAAGAAATAGCTCCTGAAATTCGTAGAGCTAAAAATAGTGCAGATGCAGATAAGCTTTTTGGTTGGGCTAAAGATTTAAACGTTAATATGGTTCGCCTGGCACATTATCCGCATAACGAATATATGACACGTGCGGCAGATTCTTTGGGGCTTTTGGTTTGGAGCGAAATTCCGGTGTACTGGACCATTGATTTTAAGAATGATGAGGTTTTAGAAAAAGCTAAAAAACAATTGGATGAAATGATTATCAGAGATCAAAATAAAGCCTCTGTAATAATCTGGTCTGTTGGTAACGAAACTCCGGTTAGTGAAGCCAGAACTAAATTCATGAAAAGTTTGGTGATGCATGCTAAAGAAAAGGATGATACACGATTGATTTCAGCGGCATTAGAAGTTGGTTATAATCGTGGTAGAAATTATATCGATGATCCTCTTGGGGAATATACAGATATTGTTTCTGTAAATGAATATTTAGGTTGGTATGGTGATTTACCTCACGCTAAAGTAAAATCAAAATGGGAAACAGCTTATGATAAACCCCTGTTTTTTAGTGAAACAGGAGCAGGTGCAAAAGGAGGATTTCATGCTGATAAAGAAACCAGATGGAGTGAAGAGTTTCAGGAATGGTATTTTGAAGAAACCCTTAAAATGATGGAAAATATGCCAGAGAATTTTACGGGCTTGTCTCCATGGATTCTGGTAGATTTTAGATCCCCAAAGCGTAACAATCCTAAATATCAGGAGGGCTGGAACCGCAAAGGTTTAATAGACGATAAAGGAAATAAAAAGAAGGCCTTTTTTACGCTAAAAAAGTACTATGAGAAAAAAGAAGAGGAATATAAGAAGAGATAA
- a CDS encoding SDR family oxidoreductase has translation MKVLIIGAHGKVGQRIAKAMSASEDFEPTAFIRKEEQQPIFEEMSVNTVVESLENTPEAIGEVIKNYDAVVFSAGSGGKTGDDKTIEIDLDGAIKSINQADKHGVKRFVMVSASHSDDRSYWGKVDGMKPYYTAKHYADLELKRSTLDYTILRPVTLTDDDEAGKVIMTSNPDKVNSKIPRQAVAETVLEVLKDSKTYGKVIEMSKGDDEIAEALAKFLS, from the coding sequence ATGAAAGTTTTAATTATTGGAGCACACGGAAAAGTTGGACAACGCATAGCAAAAGCGATGAGTGCTTCTGAAGATTTTGAACCTACCGCCTTTATTAGAAAAGAAGAGCAACAACCGATTTTTGAAGAAATGAGCGTAAATACAGTTGTAGAAAGTTTAGAAAATACTCCTGAAGCCATTGGCGAAGTGATTAAAAATTATGATGCTGTGGTATTTAGCGCAGGTTCTGGCGGGAAAACCGGTGATGATAAAACCATAGAGATAGATTTGGATGGTGCAATTAAGTCCATTAATCAAGCCGATAAACATGGCGTTAAACGTTTTGTAATGGTAAGCGCTTCACATAGTGACGATCGCTCGTATTGGGGAAAAGTAGATGGAATGAAGCCTTATTATACGGCAAAACATTATGCCGATTTAGAGCTGAAAAGAAGTACGTTGGATTACACCATTTTACGTCCGGTAACTTTAACTGATGATGATGAAGCCGGGAAAGTAATAATGACCAGTAATCCGGATAAAGTAAATTCTAAAATTCCAAGGCAAGCTGTAGCAGAAACAGTTTTAGAGGTGCTAAAAGATTCGAAAACCTATGGCAAAGTAATCGAAATGAGTAAAGGAGACGATGAGATAGCTGAAGCTTTAGCAAAATTTTTGTCATAG
- a CDS encoding RagB/SusD family nutrient uptake outer membrane protein has protein sequence MKTKKISIAIGILLIMFNISCTELYDDSYGSVVSENFNPESEDDISALVNAAYVPWRKTMLLWNGVVRAQELSADQDVIPARIGIGWIDGYIYKRWHQHTWTTNDDSVYQSWSRTFEGINTVNRLLYQIDQGVIVLPDGDTQNALISELKVLRASYYYILVDLYGNVPIVTDYSDTSLPQQSKRSEVFDFIIEEITNNIDNLSEEARGYYYGRMNKWVAHTLLAKMYLNAEVWKGEAMWQKCIEECNAVMASGNYNLEANQKNVFITENQDSREIIFALPMDEKYVTDWNAFDFHMYTLAQENQQTYDMAYAPWGGVCATPQFIDSFNPNDKRLKENYIKGQQYALSGEELSINYTNSVPSIDESDKDDGYRWGKFEYKIGSTNRLGNDFPVFRYADILLMKAEALMRSGQSGAGELVSEVRMRDFDSAQEATVTDAELNMGSNYDYGRRDSYSQTFEGGSNITYGRFLDELGWEFCQEGRRRQDLIRFGVFTTKSWFSHDASDINKQLYPIPYDVMLTNSNLKQNPGYSE, from the coding sequence ATGAAAACTAAAAAAATAAGTATAGCCATTGGTATTTTACTGATAATGTTTAACATATCCTGTACCGAACTTTATGATGATAGCTATGGCAGTGTAGTAAGCGAAAATTTTAATCCTGAATCAGAAGATGATATTAGCGCATTGGTAAATGCTGCCTATGTTCCCTGGCGTAAAACAATGCTCTTATGGAATGGCGTGGTTAGAGCTCAGGAATTAAGTGCAGATCAGGATGTAATTCCTGCACGTATTGGAATAGGATGGATCGATGGATATATTTATAAAAGATGGCATCAACATACCTGGACCACCAACGATGATAGTGTTTACCAATCCTGGAGCAGGACTTTTGAAGGGATAAATACCGTAAACCGATTATTATATCAAATTGATCAGGGCGTTATCGTTTTACCTGATGGAGATACCCAAAATGCCTTAATATCTGAGTTAAAAGTACTAAGGGCGTCATATTACTATATTTTAGTAGATCTTTATGGCAATGTTCCTATTGTAACCGATTACAGCGACACAAGTTTACCACAACAGTCCAAGCGTTCTGAAGTTTTTGATTTTATCATTGAAGAAATTACAAATAATATCGACAATTTATCTGAAGAAGCCAGAGGCTATTATTATGGACGAATGAATAAATGGGTTGCCCACACCCTACTTGCTAAAATGTACCTTAATGCAGAGGTTTGGAAAGGAGAGGCAATGTGGCAAAAATGTATCGAAGAATGTAATGCGGTAATGGCCTCCGGAAACTATAATCTAGAAGCTAATCAAAAAAATGTATTCATTACCGAAAATCAAGATTCCAGAGAAATAATTTTTGCGCTACCCATGGACGAAAAATATGTAACTGACTGGAATGCCTTCGATTTCCATATGTACACATTAGCGCAAGAAAATCAACAAACCTACGATATGGCATACGCGCCCTGGGGTGGTGTTTGTGCAACCCCTCAGTTTATAGATTCTTTTAATCCTAATGATAAAAGGTTAAAAGAAAATTATATAAAAGGGCAACAATATGCTTTATCGGGAGAGGAATTATCTATAAACTACACCAACTCGGTGCCTTCTATCGACGAATCTGATAAAGACGATGGCTATCGCTGGGGTAAATTTGAATATAAAATAGGTAGTACCAACCGACTTGGTAATGATTTTCCTGTATTTAGATACGCAGATATTTTACTAATGAAAGCTGAAGCTTTAATGCGTTCAGGGCAGTCTGGCGCAGGAGAACTAGTTAGCGAAGTTAGGATGAGAGATTTTGATTCAGCTCAGGAAGCCACAGTTACCGATGCGGAACTTAACATGGGAAGTAACTACGATTACGGACGTAGAGATAGCTATTCCCAGACCTTTGAAGGCGGTTCAAATATTACTTATGGTCGGTTTTTAGATGAACTTGGATGGGAGTTTTGCCAGGAAGGAAGACGCCGACAGGATTTGATAAGATTCGGAGTTTTTACTACAAAATCCTGGTTTTCTCATGATGCCTCAGATATCAATAAGCAATTATATCCTATCCCATACGATGTTATGCTTACCAATAGTAATCTGAAACAAAATCCTGGGTATAGCGAATAA